GCGCCATAGGACCATCTGTGGCTGCGCAAACTAGGATAGCTCCATCCATTTGGGCTGCCCCTGTAATCATGTTTTTTACATAATCAGCATGTCCCGGACAATCGACATGAGCATAATGTCTGCCTTCCGTTTCATATTCGACGTGAGCGGTATTAATAGTAATGCCACGCTCTCTTTCCTCAGGAGCACCATCAATGTCTCCATAGTCTTGAGCTTGAGCTTGACCTTTTTTTGCTAATACATTTGTAATAGCAGCAGTAAGTGTTGTTTTTCCATGATCAACATGGCCAATAGTACCTATGTTGACATGTGGTTTGTTCCTTTCGAACTTCTCGCGAGCCATTTGAATTAAAGAATCGAGGGTTTAATAGTGTTTTAGTTTAGAGATCAGGAGTTGCCCTGATTCTTGGAAATGATAGCTTCAGCAACATTACGAGGAACTTCCTCATAATTTGCGAACTCCATTGAAAATATACCCCGACCTTGAGTCATTGATCGGAGTTGAGTGGCATAACCGAACATTTCGGCTAAGGGCACTTTGGCCTGTACCTTAGACAATCCATCATCAACAGATTGTCCTTCTACTTGACCTCTTCTAGAAGAGAGATCACCAATTACAGATCCAAGAAAGTCGTCGGGACTTTCGACCTCAACTTTCATCATAGGCTCTAAAAGGACAGGATTACATTTTTTAACCCCATCTTTAAAAGCCATAGAACCTGCAATTTTGAAGGCCATTTCAGATGAGTCTACATCGTGGAATGAACCATCGACTAGTGTTACTTTTACATCAATGAGTGGATAACCGGCAAGAACACCAGATTCGCATGTTTCTTTCATGCCGTTAGATGCAGGACCTATATACTCTTTCGGTACAGCTCCACCAACAATTTTATTGACGAATTCAAAACCTTTACCAACTTCAGCGGGTTCCATTTCAATTATTACATGACCATATTGACCTTTTCCTCCAGTTTGCCTTGCATATTTACCTTCACCAGTAGAACTAGACCTAATAGTCTCTCTATAAGAAACCTGAGGGGCTCCAATATTAGCTTCAACCTTAAATTCCCTCAACATTCTGTCAACAAGAATCTCTAGGTGCAATTCACCCATACCAGCAATTACAGTTTGATTTGTCTCTGGATCAGTACTTACCCTGAAGGTTGGATCCTCTTCAGACAAGGCCGTTAAAGCTTTTGATAATTTTTCCATATCCCCTTTAGTTTTTGGCTCAACGGCTACCGAGATAACTGGTTCTGGGATAAACAAAGTCTCCAAAACTATAGGATCTTCTGTATTGCATAAAGTGTCACCAGTTGTTGTGTTCTTAAGACCCAATACAGCACCTAAATCTCCAGCTCTCAATTCATCAACCTCTTCTCTTTCGTCGGCTTTTAGAATTACTAATCTAGAAATTCTCTCTTTAGCATCTTTAGTAGAATTCATGACATAACTACCCTTTGAAAGAACACCTGAATACATTCTTACAAAAGTTAATTTCCCGTAGGGGTCAGACATCACTTTAAAGGCTAATGCACTGAAAGGAGCATTATCATCCGAAGGTCTAACATCTTCCTTACCGCTTGGTAAAACACCTTGTATTGGTTTAACATCGACTGGGGCTGGCAAATAATCAACTACTGCATCCAAAACGAGTTGTACGCCTTTATTCTTAAAGGCTGACCCACACAATACCGGAACTAATCCATGTTTTAAAACCCCTTCCCTTATTCCTTTCTTGAGTTGTTCCTCAGATAATTCTCCTGTATCAAGGAATATTTCTATTAACTCTTCATCATTTTCTGCAACACTTTCCATTAACTTGTATCTCCACTCATCCGCTTTCTCCTTCATTTCAGGTGGAATTGGTCCTTCTTCAATATCAGTACCTAAATCATTTTTGTAAAGATATGCTTTGTTAGCAACTAAATCAATAATGCCTGTGAGATCACCTTCAGCTCCAATAGGTAACTGAATGGGGAGTGCATTTGCCTTTAGTCGATCTTTAATTTGTTTATTAACTTTTAAAAAATCTGCACCAGTTCTGTCCATTTTGTTAACAAAAACCATTCTTGGTACAGAATATCTATCTGCTTGACGCCAAACTGTTTCAGATTGAGGCTGAACTCCACCAACTGCGCAAAATACAGCAATAACTCCATCCAAGACGCGCATTGATCTTTCAACTTCAATAGTAAAGTCAACGTGTCCAGGAGTATCAATAATATTAATTCTGTGATCTTGCCAGCTAGTAGATATTGCAGCGGCAGTAATAGTTATTCCTCTTTCTCTTTCTTGAGCCATCCAATCTGTTACCGCAGCACCATCATGAACCTCTCCTATCTTGTGAACTACACCTGAATAAAACAAAATTCTTTCAGTTGTAGTAGTCTTACCTGCGTCAATATGAGCGGCTATACCTATATTCCTTACTCGTTCTAGGGGAAAGTCGCGTGCCAATTTTAAAGCTCCAATTAAAATAATTTTTGATAAGTATAGTTCACACTAAAAGCAAACTTCTATAATAATAAACTACATAAGTACCTTTTTGACGAAATTAATATCTGTAATGTGCAAAAGCTTTATTTGCTTCAGCCATTTTATGAGTGTCTTCTCTTTTTTTAACTGCACTACCAGTTTCATTTGCTGCATCCATCAACTCACCAGCAAGTTTTTGGGACATACTTTTACCATTTCTTGCACGAGAGAATGTAACAAGCCATCTTAATGCCATGGCTGTTCCTCTTTCTTGGCGTACTTCCATAGGCACTTGATAAGTAGCGCCGCCAACTCGTCTAGCCCTTACCTCAACAAGAGGAGTAGCATTTTTCACCGCTGTTTCAAATAATTCGACCGCATTCCCACCAGTTCTCTCGCTTATTAAAGAAAAAGCATCAGACAATATTCTTTGAGCTGTAGATTTTTTTCCATGTTTCATCAATCGAGAAATCATCATTGAAGCTAGACGACTATTAAATTGAGGATCTGGAAGAACTGGTCTTTTTACCGCTGCATTACGACGTGACATGATTTTTAAAAGTACTGTTTACAAATTAATCTTTGGGAGCTTTTGCTCCATACTTAGATCTGGATTGACGTCTATCTTTGACTCCAGCCGTATCTAAAGTTCCTCTTATTATATGATATCTAACTCCTGGTAAATCCTTAACTCTTCCACCCCTTAGTAATACCACAGAGTGTTCTTGCAAATTATGTCCAATTCCTGGGATATAAGCTGTTACTTCGAAACCAGAAGTTAATCTTACCCTAGCAACTTTTCTTAAAGCTGAATTTGGTTTTTTAGGTGTTGATGTATAAACTCTTGTACATACGCCTCTTCTCTCAGGACAAGCTTTGAGTGCAGGCGATTTTGTTTTCTTAGTCAGACGTTTTCTTTCTGAACCTATTAATTGTGAGATGGTGGGCATCTATTATATTTAGATAAAAATAAACATTTATCTATCATAACCTTTTGCGAGCACCAACTAAAAGTTTTTAATTATATTTTTTTTAAAATTTGTCAAATTAAAATTATTTGGTAAATATTCATTATCTTTAGATTTATTTTCATATTTATTTTTATAATAGAAATACATAAATAACTAAATAGAATTAAATAATCTATGGGAGAGAGTATCAAAAGAATCGTTGGCCCATATCAAGATAGCTATTCCCCAAATGGAATAATTGGGGAGAAAGATGCGTGTGGAGTTGGCTTCGTAGCGAATGTTGAAGGTATAGAAAGCAACTGGATTCTTAAACAATCTTTAAAGGGCCTCAACTGCATGGAGCATAGAGGAGGTTGTGGAGGAGATAGTGACTCAGGAGATGGGGCAGGCATTTTATGTTCAATTCCATGGGGATATCTAGAAGAGAAAATTAATCTAAAAAATACTCAAGAATTTAATAGAGGTTTAGGCATGGTTTTTATGCCTAATAAAAAAGAAAGAATTGAAGAATGTAAATCAATATGCGATCAGGAAGCAGAAAAATTAAAAGTCAACAAAACATTTTGGAGAAAAGTACCTGTTAATAATGAAATTTTAGGTCCTTTAGCTAAAGCAAATGCTCCATTCATCTGTCAGTGGATTTTATATATAGATAAAAAAGATTATAAGGATGTTGAAAGGCTCTTATTTCAATTAAGGAAAAGAATTGAGAAAAAAATAAGAGAACCTTTCAAAAACGATGTTGGGGATTGTGAATTTTATTTTGCCTCACTAAGTTCTCAAACAGTTGTTTATAAAGGTATGGTTCGCTCTGAAATATTATCCGAGTTTTATCAAGATTTAAAAGAAGAGAGT
This window of the Prochlorococcus sp. MIT 1314 genome carries:
- the rpsL gene encoding 30S ribosomal protein S12, with translation MPTISQLIGSERKRLTKKTKSPALKACPERRGVCTRVYTSTPKKPNSALRKVARVRLTSGFEVTAYIPGIGHNLQEHSVVLLRGGRVKDLPGVRYHIIRGTLDTAGVKDRRQSRSKYGAKAPKD
- the rpsG gene encoding 30S ribosomal protein S7; amino-acid sequence: MSRRNAAVKRPVLPDPQFNSRLASMMISRLMKHGKKSTAQRILSDAFSLISERTGGNAVELFETAVKNATPLVEVRARRVGGATYQVPMEVRQERGTAMALRWLVTFSRARNGKSMSQKLAGELMDAANETGSAVKKREDTHKMAEANKAFAHYRY
- the fusA gene encoding elongation factor G, yielding MARDFPLERVRNIGIAAHIDAGKTTTTERILFYSGVVHKIGEVHDGAAVTDWMAQERERGITITAAAISTSWQDHRINIIDTPGHVDFTIEVERSMRVLDGVIAVFCAVGGVQPQSETVWRQADRYSVPRMVFVNKMDRTGADFLKVNKQIKDRLKANALPIQLPIGAEGDLTGIIDLVANKAYLYKNDLGTDIEEGPIPPEMKEKADEWRYKLMESVAENDEELIEIFLDTGELSEEQLKKGIREGVLKHGLVPVLCGSAFKNKGVQLVLDAVVDYLPAPVDVKPIQGVLPSGKEDVRPSDDNAPFSALAFKVMSDPYGKLTFVRMYSGVLSKGSYVMNSTKDAKERISRLVILKADEREEVDELRAGDLGAVLGLKNTTTGDTLCNTEDPIVLETLFIPEPVISVAVEPKTKGDMEKLSKALTALSEEDPTFRVSTDPETNQTVIAGMGELHLEILVDRMLREFKVEANIGAPQVSYRETIRSSSTGEGKYARQTGGKGQYGHVIIEMEPAEVGKGFEFVNKIVGGAVPKEYIGPASNGMKETCESGVLAGYPLIDVKVTLVDGSFHDVDSSEMAFKIAGSMAFKDGVKKCNPVLLEPMMKVEVESPDDFLGSVIGDLSSRRGQVEGQSVDDGLSKVQAKVPLAEMFGYATQLRSMTQGRGIFSMEFANYEEVPRNVAEAIISKNQGNS